The following are from one region of the Ruficoccus sp. ZRK36 genome:
- the hemE gene encoding uroporphyrinogen decarboxylase: MTSRERFLAAVRGDVLDRPPMWLMRQAGRYLPEYRALKEKHDFLTLAKTPELATEVTLQPIRRYGFDAAIIFSDILVIPEAMGQPYHFRDQGGIGMDYALETAAQIEALTPEAVREHLDYVPQALRLTRRELGEQHALLGFGGSPWTLAAYMVQGGSAEGFPRLLAFLKEEPALFALLMKKLCAALGEYFRMQIEAGVDAIQIFDSWAAIAPEDSYEDVSIKWIRRLIESLPKDFPVVLYAKGRAHEREALLSSGARVLSLDWTVDLPRYREGLQSPPALQGNLDPAILDTTPEATVDAVTELLTSMRDQGGYIFNLGHGIHPQAKVENVAALVETVKNFS, from the coding sequence ATGACTTCCCGTGAAAGATTTCTAGCCGCCGTGCGTGGTGATGTCCTTGATCGCCCGCCGATGTGGCTGATGCGCCAGGCCGGGCGCTACCTGCCCGAGTACCGCGCCCTGAAGGAGAAGCACGACTTTCTCACCCTGGCCAAGACCCCCGAGCTGGCCACGGAGGTCACGCTCCAGCCGATCCGGCGCTACGGCTTTGACGCGGCCATTATTTTCTCGGACATCCTCGTCATCCCCGAGGCCATGGGCCAGCCCTACCACTTTCGTGATCAGGGCGGCATCGGCATGGACTACGCACTGGAGACCGCCGCGCAGATCGAGGCCCTCACCCCCGAGGCCGTGCGCGAGCACCTGGACTACGTCCCTCAGGCCCTTCGCCTCACCCGGCGAGAGCTGGGCGAGCAGCACGCGCTGCTGGGCTTCGGGGGCTCGCCGTGGACACTCGCCGCGTACATGGTTCAGGGCGGCTCTGCCGAGGGCTTCCCGCGCCTGCTGGCATTTTTAAAGGAAGAGCCTGCGCTGTTCGCGCTGCTGATGAAAAAGCTCTGCGCCGCCCTCGGTGAGTACTTCCGCATGCAGATCGAGGCAGGAGTTGACGCCATTCAGATCTTTGACAGCTGGGCTGCCATCGCGCCCGAGGACAGCTACGAGGACGTATCGATAAAATGGATACGACGCCTGATCGAAAGCCTGCCTAAGGACTTCCCCGTCGTCCTCTACGCCAAGGGCCGCGCGCACGAGCGCGAGGCGCTGCTCTCCAGCGGCGCACGCGTGCTGAGTCTGGACTGGACCGTGGACCTGCCGCGCTACCGCGAGGGCTTGCAGAGTCCTCCCGCCCTCCAGGGCAACCTCGATCCGGCCATCCTCGACACCACACCTGAGGCGACCGTGGACGCCGTCACCGAGCTGCTTACATCCATGCGCGACCAGGGTGGCTACATATTTAATCTCGGACACGGCATCCACCCGCAGGCAAAGGTTGAAAACGTGGCCGCACTGGTCGAGACTGTTAAGAACTTCTCATGA
- a CDS encoding phosphatase PAP2 family protein, whose translation MKAIFKQLWVLTRELHTGAWRTFKRRWPWFLVGLVVTLGAVALILPHDKAWLSDIRQPEYITTTDPWTFTPIQKVARALSYWGDFFKINVIVFVIGLPLAIIFKSKRWQRIMLVVFFAALWGGIAVNVLRPAFGRPRPSENVPDGMYLLEFKHGYHSFPSGHTTTAFASATAVTFVCPPAGLIAYPVAGGISWSRMQLNRHHPADIVGGIGLGVAFGVVFGAAYRKTRKTKS comes from the coding sequence ATGAAAGCCATTTTCAAACAGCTGTGGGTGCTCACGCGTGAACTTCACACCGGAGCCTGGCGCACCTTCAAGCGCCGCTGGCCGTGGTTTCTGGTCGGGCTCGTTGTCACCCTGGGCGCAGTCGCGCTGATCCTGCCCCACGACAAAGCCTGGCTGAGCGACATCCGCCAGCCCGAGTACATTACCACGACCGATCCGTGGACCTTTACCCCCATCCAGAAGGTGGCACGCGCGCTCAGCTACTGGGGCGATTTTTTCAAGATCAACGTCATCGTCTTCGTGATCGGCCTGCCGCTGGCGATCATCTTTAAAAGCAAACGCTGGCAACGCATCATGCTCGTTGTCTTCTTCGCGGCCCTGTGGGGCGGCATCGCCGTCAACGTCCTGCGTCCGGCCTTCGGACGCCCCCGCCCGAGTGAAAACGTGCCCGACGGCATGTACCTGCTGGAGTTCAAGCACGGGTACCACAGCTTCCCCTCCGGGCACACGACAACGGCCTTTGCCAGTGCGACCGCGGTCACCTTTGTCTGCCCACCGGCGGGGCTGATCGCCTACCCGGTAGCCGGTGGCATCTCATGGTCACGCATGCAGCTCAACCGTCACCACCCCGCCGACATCGTAGGCGGTATCGGCCTGGGTGTAGCCTTCGGAGTGGTCTTCGGGGCAGCCTACCGCAAGACACGCAAGACGAAGTCGTAA
- the mutS gene encoding DNA mismatch repair protein MutS, producing the protein MAKAAKETPMMQQYWRYREEIPEDALLLFRLGDFYEMFHGDAEEGARLLGITLTKRSNYPMAGIPYHAKDSYLPKLLAAGKKVAIVDQIETPQPGKLVKRALTQILTPGTLLEENQLDAHKNHYLLALTSTKKGFHAAWLDLSTGDFQLASDEDPRRLLPIFNAIDPREIVLPETISPGWAHREDLQDWHEQFDRFCLEHPVTYVPDYQFEGEDGARVVIQTLGVHNLAGFGLDKSHPALGAAGALVTYATDNLCSTPQNLRRIREYRSGGTLLLDPATMRNLEVFKSAQGTRKGSLLGAMDRTVTAAGARLLEQWLAAPILDLEELSRRQLSVQAFMEAPGVAAQLQESLKQVRDIARILGRLQNRLRNPRELGGVRDTLDQLPSIREYLSKLDADSPAAALREAVGSFDELRSFLSVSLNDELPGNLSDGGIVRNGFDAELDRLRGLTTDNKTWISDLERGEQEKTGIKNLKVKYNGAFGYFIEVTKSNLGNVPEHYIRRQTMVNAERFVTEELRQKEKEIVHAEEKALAREEELFKEVVERILEESDALAATGLALAEIDLFVGWAQLAREWDYCRPELDEGDLLDIKQGRHPVVEQMLKADLRGFATTQSFVPNDTRLSASEEQIGLITGPNMAGKSTFIRQVSLIALMAQVGSWVPAASCKLGLVDRVFSRVGASDELARGNSTFMVEMNETANILNNATARSLIILDEIGRGTSTYDGLSIAWAVIEFLHGEGEEGPRTLFATHYHEITQLERTLPRLRNYSVSVKEWADEIRFLHTVVEGAADRSYGIQVARLAGLPDKVIGRARTILSELEAEGNTLQQSLREPSSPPKPSKSPKARRKSPPPETDEPGGGQLDLF; encoded by the coding sequence ATGGCCAAAGCTGCGAAAGAGACCCCGATGATGCAGCAGTACTGGCGCTACCGGGAGGAGATTCCCGAGGATGCGCTGCTACTGTTTCGGCTGGGGGATTTTTATGAGATGTTCCATGGCGACGCCGAGGAGGGCGCACGCCTGCTGGGTATCACCCTGACCAAGCGCAGCAACTACCCGATGGCCGGCATCCCCTACCACGCCAAGGACTCGTACCTGCCCAAGCTGCTGGCCGCGGGCAAGAAGGTCGCCATCGTCGACCAGATCGAGACGCCCCAGCCCGGTAAGCTCGTCAAGCGCGCCCTGACGCAGATTCTCACTCCCGGCACGCTGCTGGAGGAAAACCAGCTCGACGCCCACAAGAACCACTACCTGCTCGCGCTCACCTCGACGAAGAAGGGCTTTCACGCCGCATGGCTCGACCTTTCGACGGGTGACTTTCAGCTCGCCAGTGACGAGGACCCGCGCCGTCTGCTCCCGATTTTCAACGCGATAGACCCGCGCGAGATTGTCCTGCCGGAAACGATTTCACCCGGCTGGGCGCACCGCGAGGACTTGCAGGACTGGCACGAGCAGTTCGACCGTTTCTGTCTGGAACACCCCGTCACCTACGTGCCCGACTACCAGTTTGAGGGCGAAGACGGCGCGCGCGTCGTCATCCAGACTCTCGGCGTGCACAATCTCGCTGGCTTCGGGCTGGATAAGAGCCACCCGGCGCTTGGCGCGGCAGGGGCACTCGTCACCTACGCTACGGACAATCTCTGCTCGACGCCGCAGAACCTGCGCCGCATCCGCGAGTACCGCAGCGGTGGCACGCTGCTGCTCGACCCGGCTACGATGCGCAATCTGGAGGTCTTCAAATCCGCCCAGGGCACCCGCAAGGGCTCGCTGCTGGGCGCGATGGACCGCACCGTGACCGCCGCTGGAGCCCGCCTGCTGGAGCAGTGGCTGGCCGCCCCCATTCTTGATCTGGAGGAACTTTCGCGCCGCCAGTTAAGCGTACAGGCCTTTATGGAGGCCCCCGGCGTAGCCGCCCAGCTCCAGGAAAGCCTCAAGCAGGTGCGCGACATTGCCCGCATCCTCGGCCGCCTCCAGAACCGCCTCCGCAACCCGCGCGAGCTGGGTGGCGTCCGCGATACGCTGGATCAGCTCCCCTCCATCCGCGAGTATCTTTCCAAGCTCGACGCGGACTCCCCCGCTGCCGCCCTGCGTGAGGCCGTCGGCTCCTTTGACGAGCTGCGCAGCTTTCTTTCAGTTTCCCTCAACGACGAGCTACCCGGTAACCTCTCCGACGGCGGCATTGTCCGCAATGGCTTCGATGCCGAGCTGGACCGCCTGCGCGGCCTGACCACCGACAACAAGACCTGGATCAGCGACCTCGAACGCGGCGAGCAGGAAAAGACCGGGATCAAGAACCTCAAGGTCAAGTACAACGGCGCTTTCGGGTACTTCATCGAGGTGACCAAGTCCAACCTCGGCAACGTGCCCGAGCACTATATCCGCCGGCAGACGATGGTCAACGCCGAGCGCTTTGTGACCGAGGAGCTGCGCCAGAAGGAGAAAGAAATCGTCCACGCCGAGGAGAAGGCACTCGCCCGCGAGGAGGAGCTTTTCAAGGAAGTCGTTGAGCGCATCCTGGAGGAGTCCGACGCGCTGGCCGCCACCGGCCTCGCCCTGGCCGAGATCGACCTGTTCGTCGGCTGGGCGCAGCTCGCGCGCGAGTGGGACTACTGCCGTCCCGAGCTGGACGAGGGCGACCTGCTGGACATCAAGCAGGGACGCCACCCCGTCGTCGAGCAGATGCTCAAGGCCGACCTGCGCGGCTTTGCCACGACCCAGAGCTTTGTCCCCAACGATACCCGCCTCTCCGCCTCCGAGGAGCAGATCGGCCTCATCACCGGCCCCAATATGGCCGGTAAGTCCACCTTTATTCGCCAGGTCTCGCTCATCGCACTCATGGCGCAGGTCGGCTCATGGGTGCCCGCTGCCTCCTGCAAGCTGGGGCTGGTGGACCGCGTGTTTTCCCGCGTCGGCGCCAGTGACGAGCTGGCCCGCGGCAACTCGACCTTCATGGTCGAGATGAACGAGACGGCCAACATCCTCAATAACGCTACCGCCCGCAGCCTGATCATCCTGGACGAGATCGGCCGCGGCACCAGCACCTATGACGGGCTCAGCATTGCCTGGGCCGTGATCGAGTTCCTCCACGGCGAGGGCGAGGAAGGCCCGCGCACGCTTTTTGCCACGCACTACCACGAGATCACGCAGCTGGAGCGCACCCTGCCCCGCCTGCGCAACTACTCGGTCTCGGTCAAGGAGTGGGCCGACGAGATCCGCTTCCTGCATACCGTGGTCGAGGGCGCAGCCGACCGCAGCTACGGCATCCAGGTCGCCCGGCTGGCCGGACTGCCGGACAAGGTCATCGGACGCGCCCGCACCATCCTCTCCGAGCTGGAGGCCGAGGGTAACACCCTCCAGCAGTCCCTGCGTGAGCCGAGCTCACCGCCCAAGCCCAGCAAAAGCCCCAAAGCCCGCCGCAAGTCTCCCCCACCCGAAACGGATGAACCCGGTGGCGGACAGCTCGACCTGTTCTAG
- the hemN gene encoding oxygen-independent coproporphyrinogen III oxidase, protein MNPTAFPADDLIAKYNRPGPRYTSYPPATHFSAEVPQESLLEEVRAGEGPLSLYLHLPFCESLCWFCGCHTITTTNHDRADAYIDELEKEIALFTPLLKPGRRAAQLHFGGGTPNFFTPAQLDRLGTLLRQHFTFEEQAECSVELDPRRLTREHVEAFARMGVRRASFGVQDCDPQVQEAIHRIQSPETNRQCVAFLRETGFTSLNIDLVYGLPRQSPDSFKKTLDEVLALEPERFAIFNYAHVPWIKPAQKILEKAGLPTPQTKLALLRLIVETLTEAGYVYIGMDHFARADDELAVAQRAGTLQRNFQGYSTRAGLDICGFGISSISQTADSYRQNVKALDDYRAHLAEGKLPLERGYILTGEDKLRREVITRLMCDMALDFTAISERHGIDFREKFAPALRELDTMAADGLVELQPTGLRVTDTGRFFIRNLAMCFDPAIQSNENRYSKTV, encoded by the coding sequence ATGAATCCAACCGCTTTTCCCGCCGACGACCTGATCGCCAAATACAACCGGCCAGGCCCGCGCTATACCTCCTACCCGCCCGCCACACATTTCTCGGCGGAGGTGCCACAGGAGAGCCTGCTGGAGGAAGTCCGCGCCGGGGAGGGCCCGCTCTCGCTCTACCTGCATCTGCCTTTCTGCGAGAGCCTGTGCTGGTTCTGTGGCTGCCACACGATCACCACGACGAATCATGATCGCGCCGACGCCTATATTGACGAGCTGGAAAAGGAGATCGCGCTCTTCACACCCCTGCTCAAGCCCGGCCGCCGGGCCGCACAGCTACACTTCGGCGGCGGCACGCCAAACTTTTTCACCCCCGCGCAGCTTGACCGGCTCGGCACGCTGCTGAGGCAGCATTTCACCTTTGAGGAGCAGGCCGAGTGCAGCGTAGAGCTGGACCCGCGCCGTCTCACCCGCGAGCACGTCGAGGCATTCGCGCGTATGGGCGTGCGTCGAGCCTCCTTTGGCGTGCAGGACTGCGACCCGCAGGTGCAGGAGGCGATCCACCGCATCCAGTCCCCGGAGACGAACCGCCAGTGCGTCGCCTTTCTGCGCGAGACGGGGTTTACCTCGCTCAACATCGACCTCGTCTATGGCCTGCCGCGCCAGAGTCCCGATTCCTTTAAAAAGACCCTCGACGAGGTGCTCGCACTGGAGCCGGAGCGCTTCGCGATCTTTAACTACGCGCACGTGCCCTGGATCAAGCCCGCCCAGAAGATCCTCGAAAAGGCCGGGCTACCCACACCGCAGACCAAGCTCGCCCTGCTGCGCCTGATCGTGGAGACGCTGACCGAGGCCGGTTACGTTTACATCGGCATGGACCACTTCGCCCGCGCTGACGACGAGCTGGCCGTGGCCCAGCGTGCGGGCACACTTCAGCGGAACTTCCAGGGCTACAGCACACGGGCCGGACTGGACATCTGCGGGTTTGGCATCTCATCTATTTCGCAGACCGCCGACAGCTACCGCCAGAACGTCAAAGCCCTCGACGACTACCGGGCACATCTGGCCGAGGGGAAACTGCCGCTGGAGCGCGGCTACATCCTGACCGGTGAGGACAAACTGCGCCGCGAGGTCATCACCCGCCTGATGTGCGACATGGCCCTGGACTTCACCGCCATCAGTGAACGCCACGGTATCGACTTTCGGGAGAAGTTTGCTCCCGCCCTGCGCGAGCTGGACACGATGGCTGCAGACGGACTCGTGGAGCTTCAGCCCACGGGCCTGCGCGTGACCGATACAGGCCGCTTCTTTATCCGTAACCTCGCCATGTGCTTTGACCCGGCAATCCAGAGCAACGAGAACCGCTACTCAAAAACCGTCTAG
- the budA gene encoding acetolactate decarboxylase gives MKALLALALLVNFSPLDESRMTQYSTIDAFLAGTYNGELTVGELKKMGDFGLGTFNQVDGELFMLDGEVTHIRALGNPVPATDDMKIPFVAVCNFDSGKSAKLEGPSEGEAVRKMIEDRMFKIKNTIYAIKIEGTFAELKARVPRKLSDPSASISEITETQSMFTWDNVEGTMIGFWCPKYIEGINVSGWHMHFLSKDKTRGGHVLDFKIGTINVSVMELMGFDVILPREPAFYQADLSLDRAEIRTKIEEYQGVPHHHP, from the coding sequence ATGAAAGCTCTGCTCGCACTGGCCCTCTTGGTAAACTTCTCTCCGCTCGATGAGTCGCGGATGACGCAGTACTCGACCATCGACGCCTTTCTCGCGGGCACCTACAACGGCGAGCTGACGGTCGGCGAACTGAAGAAGATGGGCGACTTCGGGCTGGGTACATTTAACCAGGTCGATGGCGAGCTGTTCATGCTCGACGGGGAGGTCACGCACATCCGCGCCCTCGGTAACCCCGTGCCCGCAACCGACGACATGAAGATTCCCTTTGTCGCGGTGTGTAACTTCGACTCTGGAAAGTCTGCCAAGCTGGAAGGCCCCTCCGAGGGCGAGGCGGTCCGCAAAATGATTGAGGACCGGATGTTTAAGATCAAGAACACCATCTACGCGATCAAGATCGAGGGCACCTTCGCCGAGCTCAAGGCCCGTGTCCCGCGTAAGCTGAGCGATCCCTCCGCTTCGATCAGTGAGATCACTGAGACTCAGTCGATGTTTACCTGGGATAATGTTGAGGGGACGATGATCGGCTTCTGGTGCCCCAAGTACATCGAGGGCATCAACGTCAGTGGCTGGCATATGCATTTTCTGTCCAAGGATAAAACCCGCGGTGGCCACGTGCTGGATTTTAAGATTGGCACGATCAACGTCTCTGTGATGGAGCTCATGGGCTTCGATGTCATTCTGCCGCGTGAGCCCGCCTTTTACCAGGCCGACCTGAGTCTGGACCGGGCCGAAATCCGTACGAAGATCGAGGAGTACCAGGGCGTCCCGCACCACCACCCGTGA
- a CDS encoding glycosyltransferase family 39 protein, with amino-acid sequence MKKFIRKFADEAFLKRWAWLLLLVIAALTLTGGTATLPLIDRDEPRFAEATIEMMQTDQWVIPYFNGEYRFDKPPLTYWWMRVNYWIFGTTEFAARLHSMLAGYLCALAIFGFGTRLYDARAGLLAGLGWLTCLQVMIHSRMSVADMPMVLAVILVQWAAWELLMRGSAPMEPKGSYPRKVTDIEKKEGATPDASESIKEGAANAVSDGGAVPHQCQRRHFAAGWFWMLWLGMAMGFLAKGPIVFFVPLLAWLLWRWVFWRGHKQKWGRLHYVTGSLIFLVVIGLWGIPALMETHGLFWDKGMGEHVVERGFKSFNDRLTLPFYYPLTAFISLMPWVAFAWWGVVKVRRNWDGRAAYLLSWLVAPFIIFTFYATQLPHYTMPGFAAFFLLLFSPAQNAFKTGRGEKIFYWCVNGIWLIVLAAIAYVLFSQKFFGPAAPLRLVLAGAAVVWLGLLGIGFSFRKPSIGQMVFALFAIWIGTHAMAIGLRAAAPAPGLTQVFAQAPADTQWRAVIYQEPSLVFYSGESYLNDKIVPVDDDTKPPAALKRWKEYGSVDQILTEEAFREEAMQPTGTIGLVREWRLEDFAKTLIGQPLVAGKDYEADWDKLGFAPEDALYMRGINFARMSWIELIILRPEAKASTSSETE; translated from the coding sequence TTGAAAAAGTTTATCCGCAAATTCGCCGACGAAGCCTTCCTGAAACGCTGGGCCTGGCTGCTGTTACTCGTCATCGCCGCACTGACCCTGACCGGGGGCACGGCCACCCTCCCGCTGATTGACCGCGACGAGCCACGCTTTGCCGAGGCTACGATCGAGATGATGCAGACCGACCAGTGGGTGATCCCGTATTTCAACGGCGAGTACCGCTTCGACAAGCCGCCGCTGACCTACTGGTGGATGCGCGTCAACTACTGGATCTTCGGGACGACCGAGTTTGCCGCCCGTCTGCACTCCATGCTCGCGGGCTACCTGTGCGCACTGGCGATCTTTGGCTTCGGGACGCGCCTCTATGATGCCCGCGCGGGGCTGCTGGCCGGGCTCGGCTGGCTGACCTGCTTGCAGGTCATGATCCACTCGCGCATGTCCGTCGCGGACATGCCCATGGTGCTCGCGGTTATCCTCGTCCAGTGGGCTGCCTGGGAACTTTTGATGAGGGGCTCCGCCCCTATGGAGCCAAAAGGCTCCTACCCCCGGAAGGTCACGGACATAGAGAAGAAAGAGGGGGCGACCCCGGATGCGAGCGAAAGCATCAAAGAGGGGGCAGCGAACGCAGTGAGCGATGGGGGAGCCGTCCCCCATCAATGCCAGCGAAGGCACTTCGCCGCCGGGTGGTTTTGGATGCTGTGGCTGGGGATGGCGATGGGCTTTCTAGCCAAGGGGCCGATCGTGTTCTTTGTGCCACTGCTGGCCTGGCTGCTGTGGCGCTGGGTGTTCTGGCGTGGCCACAAACAAAAGTGGGGGCGCCTGCACTACGTGACCGGATCGCTGATTTTTCTCGTCGTCATCGGCCTGTGGGGGATTCCCGCGCTGATGGAGACGCATGGCCTGTTTTGGGACAAGGGCATGGGCGAGCACGTCGTCGAGCGGGGCTTCAAATCCTTTAACGACCGCCTCACATTGCCTTTTTATTACCCGCTGACCGCCTTTATCAGCCTGATGCCGTGGGTGGCCTTTGCCTGGTGGGGCGTGGTCAAGGTCCGTCGTAACTGGGACGGACGGGCGGCCTACCTGCTGAGCTGGCTTGTCGCGCCCTTTATCATCTTCACTTTTTATGCCACGCAGTTGCCGCACTACACGATGCCGGGCTTCGCGGCGTTTTTCCTGCTGCTCTTCAGCCCGGCGCAAAATGCCTTCAAGACCGGCCGTGGGGAGAAAATCTTCTACTGGTGCGTAAACGGTATCTGGCTGATCGTACTGGCAGCCATCGCCTACGTGCTGTTTTCCCAGAAATTTTTCGGCCCCGCTGCTCCGCTGCGGCTGGTGCTGGCAGGGGCAGCCGTCGTCTGGCTGGGTCTGCTGGGGATCGGTTTCAGCTTCCGCAAGCCCAGTATCGGACAGATGGTCTTCGCGCTCTTCGCAATCTGGATTGGTACGCACGCCATGGCCATCGGGCTGCGGGCGGCGGCACCGGCACCGGGCTTGACTCAGGTCTTTGCCCAAGCCCCGGCGGACACCCAGTGGCGCGCCGTCATCTATCAGGAGCCGAGCCTCGTCTTTTATAGCGGGGAAAGTTATCTCAACGACAAGATCGTACCGGTAGATGACGATACGAAACCGCCTGCCGCCCTGAAACGCTGGAAAGAGTACGGCAGCGTTGACCAAATCCTGACCGAGGAGGCGTTCCGCGAAGAGGCCATGCAGCCCACCGGGACGATCGGACTTGTCCGCGAATGGCGTCTGGAGGACTTTGCCAAGACCCTGATCGGGCAGCCATTGGTCGCCGGTAAGGACTACGAAGCCGACTGGGACAAGCTTGGGTTCGCTCCCGAGGATGCCCTCTATATGCGCGGGATCAACTTCGCGCGCATGTCCTGGATCGAGCTGATCATCCTGCGTCCGGAGGCTAAGGCAAGCACCTCTTCGGAGACGGAGTAA
- the hemF gene encoding oxygen-dependent coproporphyrinogen oxidase produces MNPSPDPDSVRRWLLDLQERICTALEAEDGSAHFQTDVWERPEGGGGQSRVLAEGPVLEKAGVNFSDVRGKTLPGSATERRPALAGKPFRAMGISLVVHPRNPYAPTSHMNVRFLSAGQPDEEPVWWFGGGFDLTPHYGFTEDAQHWHQCARDACEPFGQGLYTTFKDWCDRYFYIKHRGETRGIGGLFFDDYNEAGFERSFDFAKAVGEGYLTAYIPILARRKETPYTARERTWQLIRRGRYAEFNLVYDRGTHFGLQSGGRTESILMSLPPQVRWEYDHRPEPGSPEADLVENFLKPRDWLAV; encoded by the coding sequence GTGAATCCCTCTCCCGATCCCGACTCCGTACGCCGCTGGCTGCTCGACCTGCAGGAGCGTATCTGCACCGCGCTTGAGGCCGAGGACGGCAGCGCGCATTTTCAGACAGATGTCTGGGAGCGCCCGGAAGGCGGCGGCGGGCAGTCCCGCGTGCTGGCCGAGGGACCGGTGCTGGAAAAAGCCGGGGTCAACTTCTCCGACGTGCGCGGGAAGACGCTCCCCGGATCAGCCACCGAGCGCCGCCCTGCCCTGGCCGGTAAGCCCTTTCGCGCCATGGGGATCTCGCTCGTGGTTCACCCGCGTAATCCCTACGCCCCCACCTCGCACATGAACGTGCGCTTCCTCAGCGCCGGTCAGCCCGACGAGGAGCCCGTGTGGTGGTTCGGAGGGGGCTTTGACCTGACGCCTCACTATGGGTTTACCGAGGATGCCCAGCACTGGCACCAGTGTGCCCGTGACGCCTGCGAGCCTTTCGGCCAGGGGCTCTACACGACCTTCAAAGACTGGTGCGACCGCTACTTTTATATCAAGCACCGGGGCGAGACCCGCGGCATCGGAGGGCTCTTCTTTGACGACTATAACGAGGCCGGCTTTGAGCGCAGCTTCGACTTTGCCAAAGCTGTCGGAGAAGGCTACCTGACCGCCTATATCCCGATCCTCGCCCGCCGCAAAGAGACGCCCTACACCGCACGCGAACGCACCTGGCAGCTCATCCGCCGGGGCCGCTACGCGGAGTTTAACCTCGTCTATGATCGCGGCACACACTTCGGGCTCCAGTCCGGCGGCCGCACTGAGTCGATCCTCATGTCCCTGCCCCCGCAGGTCCGCTGGGAGTATGACCACCGCCCCGAGCCCGGCTCCCCCGAGGCCGACCTGGTGGAGAACTTCCTCAAGCCCCGCGACTGGCTGGCTGTCTAA
- a CDS encoding SGNH/GDSL hydrolase family protein: MFARASTTRTAFKTCLVGLFIALASPALFAEVIPANDPGFTYYGRVDAGDPQAPAIMWSGTYVEFGVEDASSLRLILDDSKGQNYFDVIVNGDEANMQVIDCVKGKHSYEVNLPTTTSRVTVFKRTEYTQGTTLFEGIDLPEGAKMLPPAPAPSRRIEFFGDSITCGMGNLAPDNAKDGNIDEKDNYLAYGAMTARNLDADYRCISRSGIGIIKSWYPLVMPELYNRLDPNDPSSRWDFTQWTPDVVVINLFQNDSWLLARMEPGTAPGPEAIVQAYKDFVGSIRKEYPQAHIVCALGSMDATREGSPWPGYIEEAVAQMNAAGDKNVSVCFFPFDGFSKHPRVKHHHRNAEILTDHIRQQTGW, from the coding sequence ATGTTCGCACGCGCATCCACCACCCGCACTGCCTTTAAAACCTGCCTGGTCGGCCTCTTTATCGCTCTGGCCTCTCCGGCACTCTTCGCCGAGGTCATCCCCGCCAACGATCCGGGCTTCACCTACTATGGCCGCGTGGACGCCGGTGACCCGCAGGCCCCCGCCATCATGTGGTCGGGCACCTATGTGGAGTTTGGCGTAGAGGACGCCTCCTCGCTGAGGCTGATCCTCGACGACAGCAAGGGGCAGAATTACTTCGACGTCATCGTCAACGGCGACGAAGCGAACATGCAGGTCATCGACTGCGTCAAAGGCAAGCACAGCTACGAGGTCAACCTCCCGACTACCACCAGCCGCGTCACGGTCTTTAAGCGCACCGAGTACACGCAGGGCACGACCCTCTTTGAGGGCATCGACCTGCCCGAAGGCGCCAAGATGCTACCCCCTGCCCCGGCCCCCTCCCGGCGCATCGAGTTCTTTGGCGACTCCATCACCTGCGGCATGGGTAACCTCGCCCCCGATAATGCCAAGGACGGTAATATCGATGAGAAGGACAACTACCTGGCCTACGGGGCCATGACAGCCCGTAATCTTGACGCCGACTACCGCTGTATTTCCCGCAGCGGCATTGGCATCATCAAGAGCTGGTACCCGCTCGTCATGCCCGAGCTCTACAACCGGCTCGACCCGAACGACCCGTCCAGCCGCTGGGACTTCACCCAGTGGACCCCCGACGTCGTCGTGATCAACCTTTTCCAGAACGACAGCTGGCTGCTCGCCCGCATGGAGCCGGGCACAGCCCCCGGCCCCGAGGCCATTGTCCAGGCGTACAAGGACTTCGTCGGCTCCATTCGCAAGGAGTACCCGCAGGCCCACATCGTCTGCGCGCTGGGCTCGATGGATGCCACCCGCGAGGGTAGCCCCTGGCCCGGCTACATCGAGGAGGCGGTGGCCCAGATGAATGCCGCCGGGGATAAAAACGTCTCGGTCTGCTTCTTCCCCTTCGATGGCTTCAGCAAGCACCCGCGCGTCAAGCACCACCACCGTAACGCGGAGATCCTCACCGACCACATCCGCCAGCAAACCGGCTGGTAA